A genomic region of Noviherbaspirillum sp. L7-7A contains the following coding sequences:
- a CDS encoding ABC transporter ATP-binding protein, which translates to MPSTSRQGLAPALLLNDISCTFISKENRAQRYTAVANTTLAIAPGEFVSVVGPTGCGKSTLLNVGAGLLQPSSGEVSVFGEPLDGINRRAGYMFQAEALMPWRSALENVIAGLQFRGMPDTDARALGEQWLARVGLQGFGDRYPHQLSGGMRKRVALAQTLILDPDIILMDEPFSALDIQTRQLMENEVLDLWSARRKAVLFITHDLDEAIAMSDRVVVLSAGPATHPIGEFIIDLPRPRDVAEVRAHPRFVELHSQIWAVLRDEVLKGYQQQKRLA; encoded by the coding sequence ATGCCAAGTACAAGTAGGCAGGGCCTGGCGCCGGCATTGCTGTTGAACGACATCAGCTGCACTTTCATTTCGAAGGAAAACCGGGCGCAGCGCTACACCGCGGTGGCCAACACCACGCTGGCCATTGCGCCCGGCGAGTTCGTCTCGGTGGTGGGGCCAACCGGTTGCGGCAAGTCCACCCTGCTCAACGTCGGCGCCGGCCTGCTGCAGCCGTCCTCCGGCGAGGTAAGCGTATTCGGCGAGCCGCTGGATGGCATCAACCGCCGTGCCGGCTACATGTTCCAGGCCGAAGCGCTGATGCCATGGCGCAGCGCGCTGGAAAACGTCATTGCCGGCCTGCAGTTCCGCGGCATGCCCGATACGGACGCCCGCGCGCTGGGCGAGCAATGGCTGGCGAGGGTAGGGCTGCAAGGCTTCGGCGACCGCTATCCCCACCAGCTGTCGGGTGGCATGCGCAAGCGGGTGGCGCTGGCGCAAACCCTGATCCTGGACCCGGACATCATCCTGATGGACGAGCCGTTCTCGGCGCTGGACATCCAGACCCGGCAGCTGATGGAAAACGAAGTGCTGGACCTGTGGAGCGCAAGGCGCAAGGCGGTGCTGTTCATCACCCATGACCTCGACGAGGCCATCGCGATGTCGGACCGGGTGGTGGTGCTGTCGGCCGGCCCGGCCACGCATCCGATCGGCGAATTCATCATCGACCTGCCGCGGCCGCGCGATGTCGCCGAAGTGCGGGCGCATCCGCGCTTTGTCGAGCTGCACAGCCAGATATGGGCCGTGCTGCGCGACGAGGTGCTGAAGGGCTATCAGCAACAGAAGAGGCTGGCGTAG